GAGCTAACAGAATTAATGGGTGGAGAAACTGTAGGTGTTAATTTAGGTGGTTCGCCAACCGTAATTTTAATGTCTGGTTTACAAGGTTCTGGTAAAACTACTTTTTCAGGAAAATTAGCAAACTTTCTTAAAGATAAAAAATCTAAACAAGTATTATTAGTAGGTTGTGATGTTTACAGACCTGCCGCTATAAATCAATTACAAGTTGTTGGAGAGCAAATTGGTGTAGAAGTATATGCAGAAGTTGGTAACAACAATCCCGTAGAAATTTCACAAAACGCTATAAAGCATGCAAAAGCAAACGGTAAAAATGTAGTTATTATTGATACTGCTGGTCGTTTAGCTGTAGATACAGAAATGATGAATGAAATTTCTAACATTCATAAAGCTGTAAACCCACAAGAAACTTTATTTGTTGTAGATTCTATGACAGGGCAAGATGCTGTAAATACTGCAAAAGCCTTTAATGATATCTTAAATTTTGATGGTGTTGTACTTACAAAATTAGATGGAGATACACGTGGTGGAGCTGCATTGTCTATAAAATCTGTGGTTGATAAACCTATTAAGTTTATTGGTACTGGAGAAAAAATGGATGCAATTGATGTTTTCCATCCAGATAGAATGGCAGACAGAATTTTGGGTATGGGAGATGTTGTTTCTTTAGTAGAAAGAGCGCAAGACCAATACGACGAAGAAGAAGCTAGAAAATTACAAAAGAAGATTGCTAAAAATCAATTTGGTTTTGATGACTTTTTAAGTCAGATTCAACAAATTAAAAAGATGGGTAGCATGAAAGATTTAGTAGG
The nucleotide sequence above comes from Polaribacter butkevichii. Encoded proteins:
- the ffh gene encoding signal recognition particle protein, which gives rise to MFNNLSDKLDKALHTLKGHGKITEVNVAETLKEVRRALLDADVNFKIAKDFTKRVQTKALGQDVLTTLNPGQLMVKLVKDELTELMGGETVGVNLGGSPTVILMSGLQGSGKTTFSGKLANFLKDKKSKQVLLVGCDVYRPAAINQLQVVGEQIGVEVYAEVGNNNPVEISQNAIKHAKANGKNVVIIDTAGRLAVDTEMMNEISNIHKAVNPQETLFVVDSMTGQDAVNTAKAFNDILNFDGVVLTKLDGDTRGGAALSIKSVVDKPIKFIGTGEKMDAIDVFHPDRMADRILGMGDVVSLVERAQDQYDEEEARKLQKKIAKNQFGFDDFLSQIQQIKKMGSMKDLVGMIPGAGKAMKDVDIDDDAFKGIEAIIHSMTPEERSTPSTINASRKKRIAKGSGTSVNEVNQLMKQFNQMSKMMKMMQGGGGRKMMQMMQGMK